One genomic window of Actinoalloteichus hoggarensis includes the following:
- a CDS encoding alpha/beta hydrolase: MPVMAGAEPFSHDASGEIGVLLCHGFTGSPQSMRPWARHLAEAGFSVRSPLLPGHGTHWRELNRTRWQDWYDCDADAFDDLRARCDSVFVFGQSMGGTLALRLAQQRGAQVAGVMLVNPSVMTLRKGVTALPLLSRLWPSLPGIAGGIAKPDVAEIAYDRLPLRAMASLAELWRLVRADLPVVTTPMVLCTSPADPVVEPVNSQIIADGVRSEDLVRISLNDSSHVATLDHDAPRIFAHSVEFARRVGAEEAGSRS; encoded by the coding sequence GTGCCCGTGATGGCCGGTGCCGAGCCGTTCAGTCACGACGCCTCCGGTGAGATCGGTGTCCTGCTCTGCCACGGCTTCACAGGGTCGCCGCAGAGCATGCGGCCGTGGGCGCGACATCTCGCCGAGGCCGGGTTCAGTGTGCGGTCGCCGCTGCTCCCCGGCCATGGGACGCACTGGCGTGAACTGAACCGGACTCGTTGGCAGGACTGGTACGACTGTGACGCCGATGCGTTCGACGACCTTCGTGCTCGTTGCGACTCGGTGTTCGTGTTCGGCCAGTCGATGGGCGGGACGCTCGCGTTGCGGCTGGCCCAGCAGCGGGGCGCTCAGGTCGCGGGCGTGATGCTGGTGAACCCGTCGGTGATGACGCTGCGCAAGGGCGTCACCGCGCTGCCGCTGCTGTCCCGCCTGTGGCCGTCGCTGCCCGGCATCGCGGGCGGCATCGCCAAGCCGGATGTGGCGGAGATCGCCTACGACCGCCTCCCGCTGCGTGCGATGGCGAGCCTGGCCGAACTGTGGCGACTGGTCCGCGCCGACCTGCCGGTGGTCACCACGCCCATGGTGCTGTGCACCTCGCCCGCCGACCCCGTGGTGGAGCCGGTGAACTCACAGATCATCGCCGACGGCGTGCGCAGCGAGGACCTGGTGCGGATCTCGTTGAACGACAGCTCTCATGTCGCGACGCTGGACCACGACGCGCCGCGGATCTTCGCGCACAGCGTCGAGTTCGCCAGACGAGTGGGCGCCGAGGAAGCCGGGAGCCGGTCATGA
- a CDS encoding AMP-dependent synthetase/ligase has product MREFSVPASATVSPEENLTDMVWANADRFANTVSFRRRVEGSWIDVTAADFAAQVMAVAKGLIAAGLQPGERIALMSRTRYEWSLLDFAIWAAGLVSVPIYETSSPDQVEWVLADSQAKAVIVEDADHRSRVGAVVDLLPEVRHVWQIEGPDARTGAAGAVDELTALGGAIPNTRVRARSRAVHADDLATLIYTSGTTGRAKGCELTHRNILAEVRADIHAYPRLLEPGNSVLMFLPMAHVLARAIAICAVYARTTLGHTSQIAGLVSDLGTFRPTFVLTVPRVFEKVHAKARAQAQDSGRGRVFDAAEETAIAYSRAHEGGGPSLGLRLRHALFDRLVYRRLRAALGGRCVAAVSGGAPLSERLTHFFRGVGIPVLEGYGLTETTAAACVNTLDAARIGTVGRPVAGTSVRIADDGEVLIKGEIVTRGYWNDEEATRQAMSDGWFHTGDLGELDSAGFLKITGRKKEIIVTAGGKNVAPAALEDRVRAHPLVSQCMLVGDRRPFIGALITLDVDALAGWRARRGLGAAKAGEAGKDPELLRELQRAVDTANESVSTTESIKRFRVLDEDFSEENGDLTPSMKLRRSVIARSRAMDIESIYRT; this is encoded by the coding sequence GTGCGTGAGTTCAGTGTCCCCGCCTCCGCGACCGTCTCCCCCGAGGAGAACCTCACCGACATGGTGTGGGCCAACGCGGATCGCTTCGCGAACACGGTCAGCTTCCGTCGTCGGGTGGAGGGCAGCTGGATCGATGTGACGGCGGCCGACTTCGCCGCCCAGGTCATGGCGGTGGCGAAGGGTCTGATCGCCGCCGGTTTACAGCCGGGTGAGCGGATCGCGTTGATGTCGCGCACCCGCTACGAGTGGAGCCTGCTGGACTTCGCGATCTGGGCGGCAGGCCTGGTCAGTGTTCCGATCTACGAGACGTCCTCCCCCGACCAGGTCGAATGGGTGCTCGCCGATTCACAGGCCAAGGCGGTGATCGTGGAGGACGCCGATCATCGGAGCCGGGTCGGCGCCGTGGTCGACCTGCTGCCCGAGGTACGCCACGTCTGGCAGATCGAGGGGCCGGACGCGCGGACCGGCGCGGCGGGGGCGGTGGACGAGCTGACCGCGCTGGGCGGCGCGATCCCCAACACGCGGGTACGCGCCCGCAGCCGCGCCGTGCACGCCGACGACCTCGCGACGCTGATCTACACCTCCGGCACCACCGGCCGCGCCAAGGGCTGCGAGCTGACCCACCGGAACATCCTCGCCGAGGTCCGCGCCGACATCCACGCCTACCCGAGGCTGTTGGAGCCGGGCAACTCGGTGCTGATGTTCCTGCCGATGGCCCACGTCCTGGCCAGGGCCATCGCGATCTGCGCCGTGTACGCCAGGACCACGCTCGGCCACACCAGCCAGATCGCCGGCCTGGTCAGCGACCTGGGCACCTTCCGGCCGACGTTCGTGCTCACCGTGCCCCGTGTCTTCGAGAAGGTCCACGCGAAGGCCAGGGCCCAGGCGCAGGACAGCGGTCGGGGTCGGGTGTTCGACGCGGCGGAGGAGACCGCCATCGCCTACAGCAGGGCCCACGAGGGTGGCGGTCCTTCGCTGGGGCTGCGCCTGCGCCACGCGCTGTTCGACCGGCTGGTGTACCGGCGGCTGCGGGCGGCGCTCGGCGGGCGCTGCGTGGCCGCCGTCTCCGGCGGAGCGCCCCTGAGCGAGCGGCTGACGCACTTCTTCCGGGGGGTCGGCATTCCCGTCCTCGAGGGCTACGGGCTGACCGAGACGACCGCCGCCGCGTGCGTGAACACCCTGGACGCCGCGCGGATCGGCACGGTGGGCAGGCCGGTGGCGGGCACGTCGGTGCGCATCGCCGACGACGGCGAGGTGCTGATCAAGGGCGAGATCGTCACCCGCGGGTACTGGAACGACGAGGAGGCCACCCGGCAGGCCATGTCCGACGGCTGGTTCCACACCGGCGACCTCGGCGAGCTCGACTCGGCGGGCTTCCTGAAGATCACCGGCCGCAAGAAGGAGATCATCGTGACGGCGGGCGGCAAGAACGTCGCGCCCGCCGCGTTGGAGGACCGGGTCCGCGCCCATCCGCTGGTCAGCCAGTGCATGCTGGTCGGCGACCGGCGGCCGTTCATCGGCGCGCTCATCACGCTGGACGTCGACGCGCTGGCGGGCTGGCGGGCCCGGCGAGGTCTCGGCGCGGCGAAGGCGGGCGAGGCAGGCAAGGATCCCGAGCTGCTCCGCGAGCTGCAGCGGGCCGTGGACACGGCCAACGAGTCGGTGTCCACGACGGAGTCGATCAAGCGGTTCCGGGTGTTGGACGAGGACTTCAGCGAGGAGAACGGCGACCTGACGCCCAGCATGAAGCTGCGGAGGAGCGTCATCGCGCGGAGCAGGGCCATGGACATCGAGTCGATCTACCGCACCTGA
- a CDS encoding NlpC/P60 family protein, with amino-acid sequence MAVSLVPAPVMAQELPDNKSDAVAQLEELDHEAVLLTEEWHRANDDLAAREAELEEATAAFEQSQESAEQARGDEELFRGNVDELANASYQGARFNKLSALLVAEDPQAFLDQLSALDVLAAGNAESLDRLTAVVRQAEEAEASAAEAEKAAAEAAVEAEELRAEIDERRTEMDEQIAKVQAHIDDLTAEEQAEYDQGSGGGAGETDYQVPPGTGTGSAAVQAALTRVGMPYVYGATGPGTFDCSGLMQWAYNQVGVSLPRNSAAQASTGTAVSRAQLAPGDLIAYGNPSVHHIGMYVGNGNVVHAPTTGQNVKVVPIDRGSNSPIVAMRRVA; translated from the coding sequence ATGGCAGTCAGCCTCGTCCCCGCGCCGGTGATGGCCCAGGAACTTCCCGACAACAAGTCAGACGCGGTGGCTCAGCTCGAGGAACTCGATCATGAGGCCGTGCTGCTGACCGAGGAATGGCACCGCGCCAACGACGACCTGGCCGCCCGAGAGGCGGAGCTCGAAGAGGCCACCGCCGCCTTCGAGCAGTCCCAGGAGTCGGCAGAGCAGGCACGAGGAGACGAGGAGCTGTTCCGCGGCAACGTGGACGAGCTCGCCAACGCCTCGTACCAGGGCGCTCGATTCAACAAGCTCTCCGCACTACTGGTCGCCGAGGACCCGCAGGCCTTCCTCGACCAGCTCTCGGCCCTGGACGTGCTGGCCGCCGGGAACGCCGAGTCGCTCGATCGGCTGACCGCGGTGGTCCGGCAGGCTGAGGAGGCCGAGGCCTCCGCGGCCGAGGCGGAGAAGGCGGCCGCCGAGGCGGCGGTCGAGGCCGAGGAACTGCGCGCCGAGATCGACGAGCGCAGGACCGAGATGGACGAGCAGATCGCCAAGGTCCAGGCGCACATCGACGACCTCACCGCGGAGGAGCAGGCCGAGTACGACCAGGGCTCCGGCGGGGGCGCGGGCGAGACCGACTACCAGGTGCCGCCCGGCACCGGCACCGGCTCCGCCGCGGTGCAGGCCGCGCTCACGCGGGTGGGCATGCCCTACGTGTACGGCGCCACCGGCCCCGGCACCTTCGACTGCTCCGGGCTCATGCAGTGGGCCTACAACCAGGTCGGCGTGTCGCTGCCCCGGAACAGCGCCGCCCAGGCGTCCACGGGAACCGCGGTCTCCCGTGCCCAGCTGGCGCCCGGCGACCTGATCGCCTACGGAAACCCGTCGGTGCACCACATCGGCATGTACGTCGGCAACGGCAACGTCGTGCACGCCCCGACCACCGGGCAGAACGTGAAGGTCGTTCCGATCGACCGGGGCTCCAACAGCCCGATCGTCGCGATGCGGCGCGTGGCCTGA
- a CDS encoding lysophospholipid acyltransferase family protein, translated as MVYWLMKHIFLGPLMRLFFRPRIEGAENIPQRGGAILAGNHVAVADSFFMPLKIPRRVTFLAKREYFTGKGVKGRLKKLFFTSIGQVPIDRSGGSAAQATMNTAVRLLKEGRLLGIYPEGTRSPDGRLYKGKTGVARMALEAEVPVIPVVVFGTDKANPIGSKMWRPYPIKIVVGKPLDFSRYEGLAGDRFVERSITDEIMYALMELSGQEYVDIYATKAKAELSGEAEAAAPKNRSTSDRLPESKAG; from the coding sequence GTGGTCTACTGGTTGATGAAGCACATCTTCTTGGGACCCCTAATGCGGTTGTTCTTTCGGCCTCGGATTGAAGGCGCCGAAAACATTCCGCAGCGCGGCGGGGCGATCCTGGCAGGCAACCACGTGGCGGTGGCCGACTCCTTCTTCATGCCGTTGAAGATCCCCCGGCGGGTGACCTTCCTCGCCAAGCGGGAGTACTTCACCGGCAAGGGGGTGAAGGGGCGGCTGAAGAAGCTGTTCTTCACTTCGATCGGCCAGGTGCCGATCGACCGCTCCGGTGGTTCGGCGGCCCAGGCCACCATGAACACGGCCGTGCGGCTGCTCAAGGAGGGCAGGCTGCTCGGCATCTACCCCGAGGGCACCCGCTCCCCGGACGGCAGGCTGTACAAGGGCAAGACGGGCGTGGCACGCATGGCGCTGGAGGCCGAGGTGCCGGTGATCCCGGTGGTCGTCTTCGGCACGGACAAGGCCAACCCCATCGGCTCGAAGATGTGGCGGCCGTATCCGATCAAGATCGTCGTCGGGAAGCCGCTGGACTTCTCGCGCTACGAGGGCCTGGCGGGCGACCGGTTCGTCGAGCGGTCGATCACCGACGAGATCATGTACGCCCTGATGGAGCTGTCCGGTCAGGAGTACGTCGACATCTACGCCACCAAGGCCAAGGCGGAGCTGTCCGGCGAGGCGGAGGCCGCCGCGCCGAAGAACCGGTCGACGAGCGACCGACTCCCGGAGTCCAAGGCGGGCTGA
- a CDS encoding SRPBCC family protein — translation MADESTQSLVIDAPATRIMGVIADFAAYPEWAGNLKSTEVLAEDDDGRARQVRFSLDAGVLKDKYALAYEWASDGLSVSWTLVEGQMQKAQRGSYRLDPKGPEGPTTVTYTLSVDLTIPMIGLFKRKAEKVVMDTALKELKRRVEGDSDPARPE, via the coding sequence ATGGCCGATGAGTCCACCCAGTCCCTCGTGATCGATGCACCCGCCACCCGCATCATGGGGGTCATCGCGGATTTCGCGGCCTACCCCGAGTGGGCGGGCAACCTCAAGAGCACGGAGGTCCTCGCCGAGGACGACGACGGTCGGGCCCGGCAGGTGCGGTTCTCCCTCGACGCGGGCGTTCTCAAGGACAAGTACGCGCTGGCCTACGAATGGGCGTCCGACGGGCTCTCGGTGAGCTGGACCCTCGTGGAGGGCCAGATGCAGAAGGCGCAGCGCGGCAGCTACCGGCTCGATCCGAAGGGGCCGGAGGGGCCGACGACGGTGACCTACACGCTGTCGGTCGACCTCACCATCCCGATGATCGGACTCTTCAAGCGCAAGGCGGAGAAGGTCGTGATGGACACGGCCCTCAAGGAGCTGAAGCGTCGGGTCGAGGGCGACTCCGACCCGGCGCGACCGGAATAG
- a CDS encoding metallophosphoesterase family protein encodes MRVHVVSDVHGNVEGLAKAGEGADALVVLGDLLDFVDYLEPGNGIFGALFGAEQVARFGELRRSPSGEAGAYIRSLWAGLDDAEAKVDAAVREQYARLFAAMTVPTFATPGNVDNPELWSEFAGPNVTVLDGQAVELDGMRVGFVGGALYPPGVRPRPGSPWRPYLRSTAEFDAAIEGLGPVDILCTHIPPSVPELCYDVVARRGELGSDGILRALREHRPRWSVFGHVHQPLARRMRVDGTECVNVGHFQQTGVPYVLQW; translated from the coding sequence GTGCGGGTTCATGTGGTGTCCGACGTGCACGGCAACGTCGAGGGTCTGGCCAAGGCGGGCGAGGGCGCCGACGCGCTCGTCGTCCTCGGCGACCTGCTCGACTTCGTCGACTACCTGGAGCCGGGTAACGGCATCTTCGGCGCCCTCTTCGGCGCCGAGCAGGTGGCGCGCTTCGGTGAGCTGCGCCGCTCGCCGAGCGGCGAGGCGGGCGCCTACATCCGCTCGTTGTGGGCGGGGCTCGACGACGCCGAGGCCAAGGTCGACGCCGCCGTCCGCGAGCAGTACGCGCGGCTCTTCGCCGCCATGACCGTCCCGACGTTCGCGACGCCCGGGAACGTCGACAACCCCGAACTGTGGTCGGAGTTCGCCGGGCCGAACGTGACGGTGCTCGACGGTCAGGCCGTGGAGCTCGACGGGATGCGCGTCGGCTTCGTCGGCGGTGCGCTCTACCCACCCGGCGTCCGACCCCGGCCCGGCTCGCCGTGGCGGCCGTACCTGCGATCGACGGCGGAGTTCGACGCCGCGATCGAGGGGCTGGGCCCGGTCGACATCCTCTGCACCCACATCCCGCCGTCGGTGCCGGAACTCTGCTACGACGTGGTGGCCCGACGTGGTGAACTCGGCTCGGACGGCATCCTGCGGGCGCTGCGGGAGCACCGGCCGCGCTGGTCGGTGTTCGGGCATGTGCACCAGCCGCTCGCCCGGCGGATGCGCGTCGACGGCACGGAATGCGTCAACGTAGGACACTTCCAGCAGACCGGGGTCCCGTACGTGCTCCAGTGGTGA
- a CDS encoding glycosyltransferase family 4 protein, whose translation MRRTLLVTNDFPPRPGGIQAYLHAFATRLPAQELTVYAPSWEGRAGSHVDFDAAQPFEVVRHPTSLMLPTGDVLARARDILRARRCDTVWFGAAAPLALLGPWLREAGARRVVASTHGHEVGWSMLPGARSALRRIGTSSDVVTFVSRYTRGRFSAAFGPAAALEHLPSGVDTQTFRPDPAARDEIRRRHGLGDRPVVVCVSRLVPRKGQDMLIRALPRIRRQVPDAALLIVGGGPYGDRLRRLALDRGVAGHVVLTGSVPWEELPAHYAAGDVFAMPCRTRGRGLDVEGLGIVFLEASATGLPVVAGRSGGAPETVSDGVTGFVVDGTDVAAVAERVGALLADPERAAAIGRAGRDWVSRHWRWSDLAGRLARLLDG comes from the coding sequence GTGCGTCGGACCCTCTTGGTGACCAACGACTTCCCGCCGCGTCCGGGTGGCATCCAGGCCTACCTGCACGCCTTCGCGACCCGGCTGCCCGCGCAGGAGCTGACCGTCTACGCGCCCTCCTGGGAGGGACGGGCCGGTTCCCACGTCGACTTCGACGCCGCGCAGCCATTCGAGGTCGTGCGGCATCCGACGAGCCTGATGCTGCCGACCGGCGACGTGCTCGCCCGCGCCCGTGACATCCTGCGCGCCAGACGGTGCGACACGGTGTGGTTCGGCGCGGCGGCTCCGCTGGCGCTGCTGGGCCCGTGGCTGCGCGAGGCCGGGGCGCGGCGCGTGGTGGCCAGCACGCACGGCCACGAGGTCGGCTGGTCGATGCTGCCCGGCGCCCGGTCGGCGCTGCGGCGGATCGGCACGTCCTCGGACGTCGTGACCTTCGTCAGCCGCTACACCAGGGGGAGGTTCTCCGCCGCCTTCGGACCGGCCGCGGCCTTGGAGCACCTGCCCTCCGGGGTGGACACCCAGACCTTCCGGCCCGACCCGGCCGCCCGCGACGAGATCCGGCGTCGCCACGGCCTCGGCGATCGCCCGGTGGTGGTCTGCGTGTCCCGGCTGGTGCCCCGCAAGGGCCAGGACATGCTGATCCGGGCGCTGCCGCGGATCCGCAGGCAGGTGCCCGACGCGGCGCTGCTGATCGTGGGCGGCGGGCCGTACGGCGATCGGCTGCGCCGCCTGGCCCTGGACCGAGGGGTCGCCGGACACGTCGTCCTGACCGGGTCGGTGCCATGGGAGGAGCTGCCCGCGCACTACGCCGCGGGCGACGTCTTCGCGATGCCCTGCCGGACCCGGGGCCGCGGGCTCGACGTCGAGGGACTCGGCATCGTCTTCCTGGAGGCCTCGGCCACCGGGCTGCCCGTGGTGGCAGGCCGGTCGGGCGGCGCCCCGGAGACCGTGTCGGACGGCGTCACCGGATTCGTCGTCGACGGGACCGACGTCGCCGCCGTCGCCGAGCGGGTCGGCGCGCTGCTCGCCGACCCGGAGCGGGCCGCGGCGATCGGCCGAGCGGGCCGCGACTGGGTCTCCCGGCACTGGCGCTGGAGCGACCTCGCGGGCAGGCTGGCCCGGCTGCTCGACGGCTGA
- a CDS encoding polyadenylate-specific 3'-exoribonuclease AS: MRYFYDCEFIEDGTTIELVSIGAVDEQGREFYAVSTEFDPERAGPWVRRNVLPKLPPPADQAWQSRDAIRRNLLEYLRAPGEEIELWAWFAAYDHVALAQLWGAMPALPRPLPRFTRELRQRWEDVGRPTLPPAPLDAHDALADARHNLARWRVIQRHWEQREAAGASKSSSD, translated from the coding sequence GTGCGCTACTTCTACGACTGCGAGTTCATCGAGGACGGTACGACGATCGAGCTGGTCTCGATCGGAGCAGTCGACGAGCAGGGCCGCGAGTTCTACGCGGTCTCCACCGAGTTCGATCCGGAGCGGGCCGGGCCGTGGGTGCGGCGCAACGTGCTGCCCAAGCTGCCCCCGCCCGCCGACCAGGCCTGGCAGAGCCGCGACGCGATCCGCCGGAACCTGCTCGAATACCTGCGCGCGCCGGGCGAGGAGATCGAGTTGTGGGCGTGGTTCGCCGCCTACGACCACGTCGCGCTGGCCCAGCTCTGGGGTGCCATGCCCGCGCTGCCGCGCCCGCTGCCCCGCTTCACCCGCGAGCTGCGCCAGCGGTGGGAGGACGTCGGCAGGCCCACGCTGCCGCCCGCCCCGCTGGACGCGCACGACGCGCTGGCCGACGCCCGCCACAATCTGGCCCGCTGGCGGGTCATCCAGCGGCACTGGGAGCAGCGCGAGGCGGCGGGCGCCTCGAAGTCCTCGTCGGACTAG
- a CDS encoding ROK family protein, with translation MLTVGLDVGGTSVRAGVVDEHGTVLRLERTETPAEEQRLDDAVVNIVSDLVGEYEVAAVGLAVAGFVSEDRASVRFAPHLAWRHAPVAERISRRLGLPVVLEHDVNAAALAEHRFGAARGAGVAVLVAVGTGIGAALLIDGLLFRGSFGVAPELGHLVVVPEGRRCPCGKSGCWERYTSGTALASRARELLAERPETDSTLRVFAADPARLTGERVAEAARKGDEIALAALAEFAHWLGSGLALVSDVYDPEVIVLGGGVAASAELFLDRARDRHAEATTGAGFRPAARIRVAELGGVAGIVGAAQLAREHVEQTS, from the coding sequence GTGCTGACCGTGGGCCTGGACGTCGGCGGGACGAGCGTTCGCGCGGGCGTGGTCGACGAGCACGGCACGGTGCTACGTCTCGAGCGCACCGAGACGCCTGCCGAGGAGCAGCGCCTCGACGACGCGGTGGTGAACATCGTCTCCGACCTGGTCGGCGAGTACGAGGTGGCCGCGGTCGGGCTGGCCGTCGCCGGGTTCGTCAGCGAGGACCGGGCGTCGGTGCGGTTCGCGCCCCACCTGGCCTGGCGGCACGCGCCGGTCGCCGAGCGGATCTCGCGACGGCTCGGCCTGCCGGTGGTGCTGGAGCACGACGTCAACGCCGCGGCGCTGGCCGAGCACCGCTTCGGCGCGGCTCGTGGGGCGGGTGTCGCCGTGCTCGTGGCCGTCGGCACGGGTATCGGTGCCGCGCTGTTGATCGACGGACTGCTGTTCCGCGGCTCGTTCGGTGTCGCGCCCGAACTCGGACACCTCGTCGTCGTCCCCGAGGGGCGACGGTGCCCGTGTGGGAAGTCGGGCTGCTGGGAGCGCTACACCAGCGGCACCGCGCTGGCGAGCAGGGCGCGTGAGCTGCTCGCCGAGCGACCCGAGACCGACTCCACACTGAGGGTGTTCGCGGCCGACCCCGCGCGGCTCACCGGGGAGCGGGTCGCCGAGGCGGCCCGGAAGGGCGACGAGATCGCGCTGGCCGCGCTGGCCGAGTTCGCCCACTGGCTGGGCAGCGGGCTGGCGCTGGTCTCCGACGTCTACGACCCCGAGGTCATCGTGCTGGGCGGCGGAGTGGCGGCCTCGGCGGAGCTGTTCCTCGATCGCGCGCGAGACCGACACGCCGAGGCGACGACCGGGGCCGGGTTCCGGCCCGCCGCCCGAATCCGCGTCGCGGAGCTGGGCGGCGTCGCGGGGATCGTCGGCGCCGCCCAACTGGCCAGGGAGCACGTGGAGCAGACGAGCTGA
- a CDS encoding ArsA family ATPase, with protein sequence MRLLLFTGKGGVGKTTLAAATAARLARDGVKTLIVSTDPAHSLGDALGLALGDEPVEAEPGLFAGHIETRGLVDQAWRTLREHLRTLLAGAGLDELDAEELTVLPGIEELLALTEVARIARAGPWATVIVDCGPTAETLRLLALPEALAGYLERLFPAHRRAVRGLLGTLAGGSLDKWDAVASGLGDLAGRLEGLRTLLVDREVTGVRLVLTPERVVAAETRRTITALTLQGIAVDALLVNRLVPDPGEDRGVAADWLRIRRAEQQAVLDQVQRETTVPVWTAGHRAGEPVGAPALLAVADDLYGDRDPLRRAPDRPLLSVRRPDTADGEYVLTIALPLTAEDRLDLARAGDELVVTVDGRRRLIALPSVLRRCVVTGAGADDDGVTVRFRPDPALWMR encoded by the coding sequence GTGCGGCTGCTGCTGTTCACCGGCAAGGGCGGGGTCGGCAAGACCACCCTCGCCGCCGCGACCGCCGCCCGGCTGGCCCGGGACGGCGTGAAGACCCTGATCGTCTCGACCGACCCGGCGCATTCGCTGGGCGACGCCCTGGGCCTCGCCCTCGGCGACGAGCCGGTGGAGGCCGAGCCCGGCCTGTTCGCCGGGCACATCGAGACCAGAGGCCTCGTCGACCAGGCGTGGCGGACGCTGCGTGAGCATCTGCGGACCCTGCTGGCGGGCGCAGGCCTCGACGAACTGGACGCCGAGGAGCTGACGGTGCTCCCCGGCATCGAGGAGCTGCTCGCCCTCACCGAGGTCGCCAGGATCGCGCGAGCGGGCCCCTGGGCGACGGTGATCGTCGACTGCGGGCCGACCGCGGAGACCCTGCGGCTGCTGGCCCTGCCGGAGGCGTTGGCCGGCTATCTCGAACGGCTCTTCCCCGCCCATCGTCGCGCGGTGCGCGGTCTGCTCGGCACCCTCGCGGGCGGGAGCCTCGACAAGTGGGACGCGGTCGCGAGCGGGCTCGGCGACCTCGCGGGCAGGCTCGAAGGGCTGCGGACGCTGCTGGTCGATCGCGAGGTGACCGGGGTCCGGCTGGTGCTGACGCCGGAGCGCGTCGTCGCAGCCGAGACCCGCCGCACGATCACCGCCCTGACCCTCCAGGGCATCGCGGTGGACGCCCTGCTGGTCAACCGGCTGGTGCCCGATCCGGGGGAGGATCGCGGCGTCGCGGCCGACTGGCTGCGCATCCGACGCGCCGAGCAGCAGGCCGTGCTGGATCAGGTGCAGCGGGAGACGACCGTGCCCGTGTGGACCGCCGGGCACCGGGCGGGCGAGCCGGTGGGCGCGCCCGCGCTGCTGGCCGTCGCCGACGACCTCTACGGCGACCGGGACCCGCTGCGCCGGGCACCCGACCGGCCGCTGCTGTCGGTGCGGCGACCCGACACGGCCGACGGCGAGTACGTGTTGACCATCGCGCTGCCGCTGACCGCCGAGGACCGGCTGGACCTGGCCAGAGCGGGAGACGAGCTGGTGGTGACCGTGGACGGCCGCCGCAGACTCATCGCCCTGCCCTCGGTGCTCCGACGCTGTGTCGTCACGGGCGCAGGCGCCGACGACGACGGCGTGACCGTCCGTTTCCGACCGGACCCGGCGCTGTGGATGCGGTGA